From the genome of Parabacteroides sp. FAFU027:
GTAAAAACAAAATGAAACAAAAAGTACAACAATTTGCAGCTGCTATTCTTATCACAGGAGCAGTTTGTATGGGGGAGCCTGCTCAGGCTCAGGGTGGATATCTTGCAGGTGATTTCCACCAGCATACCACATATACCGATGGTAGTTATTCAATCGGTAAAATGATGGAAATGGATAATAAGTTTGGGCTCGACTGGTGGGCAAACAGCGAACATGGTGGCGCATTTACAACCTGGGGATTGGCAACAGGCACCGACTTAGGCACATCTGTTCTATGGGCCAATACTGGCATCTCGTTGCTGGGCAAAGCAAATAGCAACAAAATGTGGCGATGGCAAAGCATTCGCGACTGGTCATTTCGTGATGTACAACTGTGGAGAAGGGTGTTTCCGGGCAAAGTTATCATCCAGGGATATGAAATGAATGTCCCCGGCCACGAACATGCCTCTACTGCTATCATCGCCAACCAGTTTGATGCAAATAATCCGAATGTCAATCCGATTGCACAATTCGAATACATGTTTGATAATAATGATACAGATGATACATCTCCGAGCGGATGGGTAAAGAGTACCAAAACCGGACATGAAAAGGCTATTGAAGCGATGGCTTGGTTGCAAGCCAACTATCCAACCCAAAGCTGGGTAATCCCTGCTCACCCGGAACGCTATATATATAATGGCTCAACCGGATGGAATATTAACCACTTCCGCGACCTCAACAATGCTGCTCCGGATGTATTTTTCGGATTTGAAAGCGTACCCGGACACCAAATGTCAGCCAAACGGGGTGAATACGGTTCAAACCGCCCTTCATACGGAACTGACACATATGGCGGAGCTGGAAAAATGTCTGCTCAAGTGGGTGGTTTATGGGATGCTTTGCTGAGTGAAGATCGTCATTTTTGGTTATTTGCCAACTCGGATTGTCATGATAACAGTTCTAATGACTTCTTCCCCGGCGAATATCA
Proteins encoded in this window:
- a CDS encoding T9SS type A sorting domain-containing protein, which encodes MKQKVQQFAAAILITGAVCMGEPAQAQGGYLAGDFHQHTTYTDGSYSIGKMMEMDNKFGLDWWANSEHGGAFTTWGLATGTDLGTSVLWANTGISLLGKANSNKMWRWQSIRDWSFRDVQLWRRVFPGKVIIQGYEMNVPGHEHASTAIIANQFDANNPNVNPIAQFEYMFDNNDTDDTSPSGWVKSTKTGHEKAIEAMAWLQANYPTQSWVIPAHPERYIYNGSTGWNINHFRDLNNAAPDVFFGFESVPGHQMSAKRGEYGSNRPSYGTDTYGGAGKMSAQVGGLWDALLSEDRHFWLFANSDCHDNSSNDFFPGEYQKNYTYVTRKNDPQAIVDGMRSGNTYVVMGDLIDSLNFKIGDASMGGTYQAINGQITISIRLRDPQGNNNNHYSDYTNPELDHVDIIAGEVGDKIAPEDATGYSKDYVTTTHVIARFGKTAGYTDASGIITQVWTEKEDGWKELTYTYTVPVGKKMYFRLRGTNQAVNTPNETDENGNPLIDEEGSNNATKAFADLWFYSNPVYAVNQLPLFAKSATQSTFNIYPNPATDVLNISFAKPQSGDINIYDITGKLITQATVNNETLKSISMNGLSKGIYTVNVLGTSQKIAVE